ACCATGGAAACTCTATCCCTGTACTCCTGTTGCTAGCGCCTCCTTATAACTCTTCTCAAGTTCCCGGCTCTGTTGCATAAGTGGATTTGACCTGTCACCGCATGGCTGAGACTGACACAGATGGTGGCTTTCAGTGTCCATACTCGTGTGAATCAGGCAGTGCTGGCCTCTCTGCCGACTCCGGACTTGACTTCTGTAACAGAGCCGGTCCTTCTAAGTGAGCGACACTCCCTGTACTCTTTGGATTATCTGTCCAAGACCAAGCCCTACTAGGAAATAGAAGGCGTAGAAGTACAGACCAAAGCCACCGGGTACGTGGTCGCCTATGAAGCCCACCAGAAATGGCAGCGCCTTGCCGACGTCGAAGGGAAGGACTGCGACGAACCGTCCTGCATAGAAACCACTCAGAAGCGAGAAGATCAACATGAAGGGTATTATGAAGAAGAGTGAGGGCTTGCAGCGTGCCCCCATCATCTCCTTCTGTATCCGGTCTATGTACGCCTTTCTCCGTTTCACCTTCCTAAGGAGCTTCTCGTTCTGTGTCTGCTGGGCCCTCTTCATGTCTTCTTGGTACTGCTTTATCTCTGCCTGATATCTCCGCAGCCGCCTTATGTCCGAGAACCTCTTCATGGCCAGATTGCTGACTGTGGTGATTGACACCGAGATGAGCGCCACGAATACACCTGACCACCCCATCTGGGAAACCAGGTCCACAAGTTGGGCAACCACGTCTTGCATGTGGCCCTACTCCATAAGAGTGTCATAGAGCTCAGTCGCAGCGGACTCGACCTGTCCCTGCCTGTTCTTCACTATCCTCACGGTCGCTCCAGTCAGTGTGCCAGCTGCAACAGCTGCGGCTCTGCACATCTGCTGGTGGACCTCAATCTCATCGACAAGTTGTGCGTCCCTTGTTCTGGTCGTATCCTCACTTCTACGAGATGCTATGTCCTTTGAATCCGCCTCGACAAGCACTATCGTCTTGGGTTGCAGTGCTCTTACGACCCACTCCGGGAGACCTATCAGGTATCCGTTGTTAGTCTGGATGAGAGTATGAGTGTCTACGATGACTCTGGCGGTCTTGGCCTGCTTGGCAATCGCCTCTCCAGCCATCTTCTGAATCTCTCTCTGCTTGGCTGTGGGGAGTTTTCGCATCTCGTCCCTTGTCTTGACGAGCCCCCTCTTGGACGCAACGTCCAACATCGCAGTGCCGAAGTTCAGTACCAGGACCTCTTCGCCATGCTTCTCCTTCACCATATTGACGGCAGTCGTTATGACTGTTGTCTTGCCAACACCTGGTATCCCAGTCACTATTACGACCCTGCTTCTGTCTGTCATTTGGACAACCCATCCGTTTTCTGTCTGACTCCTGCTCCCTAGGAGGACGATATATACCATTCTGTTCCTGAGAATGGTTGTGTGGGCTGTGGGAGCCATCCACTCCCACAGTCAATCTGTCTATCAGACGCCTAGCAGCCCAGCGATTCCTTCGCCGCCCGCCTCTGCCAGCTGTTCCTTGGCAATCGTTTCGTAGTACTGCTTTATGATCGAGACCATCAGGAGTATTCCAGTACCGCTGGCAAGAGCTCCGAAGATGTCAGCACAAGCGGCGAGCACGCCTATGAGTACTCCGCCAAGGCCCGCTACGACGGGGATGTATCGCTCCAGCAGACGCTCGAGCACCTTTTCGCTTCTTCTGAAGCCGGGCACAATGTACCCTGAGTTGAGAAGCTGTCTTGACACATCCCTTGGGGCAATGCCACTGATGTCAATCCAGATCTTGGAGAAGCCCCAGCAGAGCAGGACCATCAGCAGTGCGTATATGGCAACATGCAGTATGCCCATGCTCTCGGAGAACACTGCGTAGATGCCCTGTGGTGGTGTGATGAAGTATGCTAGGCCCCCTGTGGGTATCAGTCTGGTTGAGTCTGGGTCTTGCTCGTACGTTCCAAGGATGTTAAGGAACGGGTTTGTGCCAGTCGAGTTGAAGTTGGTGTGTATGATTTGGCCAAAGAAGAGCACGTTGGCATAGAGTGCCTGAGCCAGTATGACAGGGATGTTAGACGTGTACAGCAGTTTGATTGGGTATCTGGCCTTCATTCCCCTGTACTTGGCGTATTGGAGCGGTACTTCCACTCTCACCGCCTCCAGCCATAGGACTGCAAAGAAGATGACAAATGTGACCACGAGCCCAAACAATGCGGGGTCGTAGCCGTTGCGGAACACCAACCAGCCGATGTCCACTGGCGGACTTGGGCCTCCAGTAATATACCTCACAAGGTTGGCAATTAGCGCGGCTACTATGCCCTTTGGCAGGCCTGTCGGGTTCTCTGTGGGGCTCGACTCGAGGTCGACTATGTTGAACATGTTGAAGATGACTTGGCCGGCAACGTTAGTCATGATGAAGAGTGAGACACCTGACCCGAGACCCCACTTCTTCTGGACAAGCTCATCCATCAGAATAATCACCATTCCGGCGAAGAACAGCTGGACAAAGACCAGGATGCCCTGCTGGATGGTCAGGTCTCCGTACGCGCGGCCCCAGATGTACGCCCATGCCTGAAAACCTGTCATCAGCATGGCCAACACCTTCTGTCCTCCCGTGAACAGTGCTCTGTCTTCAGGGTCACTATAGTCTACACCGATGATCTTCGAGCCTGCGAGTAGCTGCATCACAAGTCCTGCAGTGACTATGGGTCCAATACCGAGTTCCATCAGGGTGCCTCGCGTGCTAGCAAGAATCACGCGCATTGCCCAGAGATAGTCGGTTCCCGCTGACTGACTGATACCGTAGAGCGGAAGGTGCGACATGATTAGAAAGATGAGCAGCACTACTAACGTCCAGACCGCCTTCTCACGGAAGGACACATTCCGTTCTGGCGGTTTGACCACTGGCATGAAACGCACCAGTGGCGACAGCATCTTTAGGAACTTGGATGGCAAGCCTTATAGCTCCTGCAGGTTTTCTGCGTTGCCTGCCGGGCTGGACTTTTAACATTGTTGGTGAAAACCGTGATTAGCAGGCTGTCGCTCTCTGAAGGTATCTTGTGAATAGAGATGGCGTACAACCAGCCGCCCGGCAGTTGGATGCTGCTATACAACTTGGTAGCGGGTCTCCTTGTAGTGCAGCACAGACCAGTGCATGCCATACGGTCTTCAACTTTGGGGCTGCTGCTGCGAACCCACACTGACTCAGTGAACTCTTGCACGGCCGGTTGGGCCTTGACTGCCCAACTTCTGGAAAGCAGCCACCGACCCCGGCCGAGTCTCATACTGTCACTCGGGAAGGTCGACACTGCCGCCAGCGCCGATTATCTTTTCCCGTGCGCTCGCACTGATCTGTCTAACTCCAGTCAGTTCAAGCGCATGCACTACCCTTCCTCTTCCCAAGACCTTCTCGACGCCGAGGGTTGGCATGTCTAGGACGTACTTCTTGCCGTCCTTTCTTGCGCGGCCCTGTTCAACAAGATGCTCGACTGTCTCGTCAAGCTGACCGATATTGATGGTCGTGGGTGACACCGTCAGCCCCTGGAAGCGTTTGAAGCCGTGCTTGCCAAAGTAATGAGGATTCTCCTTGATTGTTGCAATCCATCGATGCTTGTGTCTGCCAGCATTGCCCCTTCCGCCTCTTTGACCGGCTGCTCTGTGTCCCTTGGTGACCCCATAGCCGGTTGTCCTGTCTCCTCTGTGACCTCTAATCTTGCGTTCCTTGCGCTTCTGCATTCTTAAGACACTCCTCATGCCTTCTTGAGGCGAACCTCCAGCACTCCGTTGCGAATAGCTGACTTCGCCTCTTCTCTCTTTACTTTGACTGGTAGCTCCACTGTCTTGTGATAGGGCCTGTGCGGGTTCTCCACATCAAGGATGAGGGTAGTCCCCTTCACACGGACCCTTATCTGATCCTTCTCGACGCCGGGAAGCTCGGCGACGACCACGACTTCCTTGTCCTCTTCGATGACATCGACAAGTGGCTCAAGCACGGGTCC
The sequence above is drawn from the Candidatus Thorarchaeota archaeon genome and encodes:
- a CDS encoding DUF106 domain-containing protein, with the protein product MQDVVAQLVDLVSQMGWSGVFVALISVSITTVSNLAMKRFSDIRRLRRYQAEIKQYQEDMKRAQQTQNEKLLRKVKRRKAYIDRIQKEMMGARCKPSLFFIIPFMLIFSLLSGFYAGRFVAVLPFDVGKALPFLVGFIGDHVPGGFGLYFYAFYFLVGLGLGQIIQRVQGVSLT
- a CDS encoding adenylate kinase: MTDRSRVVIVTGIPGVGKTTVITTAVNMVKEKHGEEVLVLNFGTAMLDVASKRGLVKTRDEMRKLPTAKQREIQKMAGEAIAKQAKTARVIVDTHTLIQTNNGYLIGLPEWVVRALQPKTIVLVEADSKDIASRRSEDTTRTRDAQLVDEIEVHQQMCRAAAVAAGTLTGATVRIVKNRQGQVESAATELYDTLME
- the secY gene encoding preprotein translocase subunit SecY; this translates as MPSKFLKMLSPLVRFMPVVKPPERNVSFREKAVWTLVVLLIFLIMSHLPLYGISQSAGTDYLWAMRVILASTRGTLMELGIGPIVTAGLVMQLLAGSKIIGVDYSDPEDRALFTGGQKVLAMLMTGFQAWAYIWGRAYGDLTIQQGILVFVQLFFAGMVIILMDELVQKKWGLGSGVSLFIMTNVAGQVIFNMFNIVDLESSPTENPTGLPKGIVAALIANLVRYITGGPSPPVDIGWLVFRNGYDPALFGLVVTFVIFFAVLWLEAVRVEVPLQYAKYRGMKARYPIKLLYTSNIPVILAQALYANVLFFGQIIHTNFNSTGTNPFLNILGTYEQDPDSTRLIPTGGLAYFITPPQGIYAVFSESMGILHVAIYALLMVLLCWGFSKIWIDISGIAPRDVSRQLLNSGYIVPGFRRSEKVLERLLERYIPVVAGLGGVLIGVLAACADIFGALASGTGILLMVSIIKQYYETIAKEQLAEAGGEGIAGLLGV
- a CDS encoding 50S ribosomal protein L15; protein product: MQKRKERKIRGHRGDRTTGYGVTKGHRAAGQRGGRGNAGRHKHRWIATIKENPHYFGKHGFKRFQGLTVSPTTINIGQLDETVEHLVEQGRARKDGKKYVLDMPTLGVEKVLGRGRVVHALELTGVRQISASAREKIIGAGGSVDLPE